A part of Thermocrinis jamiesonii genomic DNA contains:
- the rplK gene encoding 50S ribosomal protein L11, which produces MAKKVTATVELMLPAQQATPAPPVGPALGQHGVNIMEFVKQFNAASKEFEPGTIVPVVITIYQDRSFTFIMKTPPASYLLKKAAKIESGSSDPKRQKVGKITVDQLREIAKIKLKDMNTTDLNAAMRTIAGTAKSMGIEIEGWKE; this is translated from the coding sequence ATGGCTAAGAAGGTGACTGCGACGGTGGAGCTTATGCTTCCTGCACAGCAGGCAACTCCTGCACCACCGGTTGGTCCAGCGCTTGGTCAGCACGGAGTAAATATAATGGAATTTGTTAAACAGTTCAATGCGGCGAGCAAAGAATTTGAGCCGGGAACAATAGTGCCGGTTGTTATCACCATCTATCAAGATAGAAGCTTTACCTTTATAATGAAAACTCCCCCTGCGTCTTATCTGCTAAAGAAGGCAGCTAAGATTGAAAGTGGTTCTAGTGATCCAAAGAGGCAAAAGGTGGGTAAAATAACCGTAGATCAGCTAAGAGAAATAGCAAAGATCAAGCTCAAGGATATGAACACCACAGACCTAAACGCTGCTATGAGAACCATAGCTGGAACTGCAAAAAGCATGGGCATAGAAATAGAAGGTTGGAAGGAGTAA